The DNA sequence tccgCGCCCCTCTgcctttaatttttttaataaatataataatatgttttaaataataaaaactttATTACAATAGAAAACTACAATTAACAGAATAATAATAAGGTTTTGTTGTAACATATACGTGCGTTACGATAtgaagttttatttatttatagatattatggtatgaaaattaatattttattaaaaaaattttggTGCCTCCCCTGGAAATGTTCTCCCAGGGGACAGCTGATCTTACAAATTCTTTCTATCATTACACGTTTCGTTTAAAACAGATAAAGTAGAGATTTGGGAGAATAGCTTGGAATTTGATTCTATTTAgctaatttatattttaatgctagaattttaatgaaatattgatattaattaaaacaatattgcgatatttccaaaatattaattagtaaTAAGAACGTAATTATGTTCTTTTCAGTTATATGACATATGATCCCGTGATGGCTTTTTGGTCCTTATTGttcattctatcaaagatcgtAGAGTTTGGTGACACAGCGTTCATTGTGCTACGGAAGCAGCCATTGCAATTTTTACATTGGTACCATCATATAACAGTTCTTCTTTATGCGTGGTTGTGTTTTATAGAGGATGCACCACACTCCAGATGGCATTGCGTAATAAATTACTTTGTTCATTCCTGGATGTATTCCTATTATGCTCTGAAAGCAATGCGATTCAGTCTACCAAGATGGTTTGCCATGTCGATCACTATGCTACAGACACTACAGATGGTGTGGGGTTGTTTCACAGCTATTATGGCTTACAACTATATAACAAACAATCAAATTGACTGTCACGTTAAATCCCACAACGCCAAAATTTGTCTGCTGTTATACTTCAGCTATTTCGTTCTCTTTAGCAGATTCTTCAAACAGGCTTATCTATCCAATAATTGcagaaagataaaagaaagcTCAAAGCATGCTCAAGACTAATTAAAGACACATTTTGGAAAACTTTT is a window from the Bombus huntii isolate Logan2020A chromosome 6, iyBomHunt1.1, whole genome shotgun sequence genome containing:
- the LOC126866301 gene encoding elongation of very long chain fatty acids protein 6-like, which gives rise to MDKLDYMSITIPNYPYTFNFENSLAYSDTVIRITNHYPYCFCYCFFYVVLIFAGKYFMSSRPKFELRGMLVLWNASLAMFSIFGFLRMGSELYHVLSHYGFQHSICISYMTYDPVMAFWSLLFILSKIVEFGDTAFIVLRKQPLQFLHWYHHITVLLYAWLCFIEDAPHSRWHCVINYFVHSWMYSYYALKAMRFSLPRWFAMSITMLQTLQMVWGCFTAIMAYNYITNNQIDCHVKSHNAKICLLLYFSYFVLFSRFFKQAYLSNNCRKIKESSKHAQD